One genomic region from Candidatus Polarisedimenticolia bacterium encodes:
- a CDS encoding response regulator, translated as MIVSCSRCGARYRLDESKLTSPTALLRCRKCGERIPVTRPAPQGAAVPVPQGAAVPVPQAAPRPRTALLADEPREFRDLLETELRAAGYEVSVAESGDEALLLAASHRFDLIVLNAYLRRLLGIHVCERLKSDPMRRSVPILLTGALLMREAGEAGPRHLYGADGFIPTSIDRADLTERIRRAAAGEGLPAPAKVPPGPPEPGAAPAAAPAEPPAVGEEAEIRRLARIMISDIQIYHPEKFSRALREGTFFEAFSEELGRGKRIIDARFGHLPNRIQLLAAGLRDTLAAHRGAPRRRASGE; from the coding sequence GTGATCGTGTCCTGCTCCCGGTGCGGCGCCCGGTACCGCCTCGACGAATCGAAGCTGACCTCTCCCACGGCGCTGCTGCGCTGCCGGAAATGCGGCGAGCGCATCCCGGTCACGCGACCGGCGCCGCAGGGCGCCGCCGTGCCGGTCCCGCAGGGCGCCGCCGTGCCGGTCCCGCAGGCCGCGCCAAGGCCCCGCACCGCCTTGCTGGCGGACGAGCCTCGCGAGTTCCGGGATCTCCTCGAAACGGAGCTCCGCGCGGCAGGCTACGAGGTGAGCGTCGCCGAAAGCGGCGACGAGGCGCTTCTCCTCGCGGCGAGCCATCGTTTCGATCTGATCGTCCTGAACGCCTACCTGCGGAGGCTTCTCGGCATCCACGTCTGCGAGAGGCTCAAGTCGGATCCGATGCGGCGCAGCGTCCCGATTCTCCTGACGGGCGCCCTCCTCATGCGTGAAGCCGGGGAAGCCGGCCCCAGGCATCTCTACGGCGCCGACGGTTTCATCCCCACGAGCATCGATCGCGCCGATCTCACGGAGCGCATCCGCCGCGCCGCCGCGGGCGAGGGCCTGCCGGCGCCGGCGAAGGTGCCTCCCGGGCCGCCGGAGCCCGGCGCCGCGCCGGCGGCCGCTCCGGCGGAACCGCCCGCCGTGGGCGAAGAAGCGGAAATCCGTCGCCTGGCGCGCATCATGATCTCCGACATCCAGATCTACCATCCCGAGAAATTCAGCCGGGCCTTGCGGGAAGGGACGTTCTTCGAAGCTTTCTCCGAGGAGCTGGGACGCGGCAAGCGGATCATCGACGCACGCTTTGGCCACCTTCCCAACCGCATCCAGCTTCTCGCCGCCGGCCTGAGAGACACGCTGGCCGCCCACCGCGGCGCGCCCCGGCGCCGCGCCTCCGGCGAATAG